From a single Miscanthus floridulus cultivar M001 chromosome 8, ASM1932011v1, whole genome shotgun sequence genomic region:
- the LOC136478308 gene encoding clathrin interactor EPSIN 2-like, with protein sequence MKKVFDQTVRDLKREVNKKVLKVPGIEQKILDATSNEPWGPHGSLLADIAQATHNYHEYEMIMNIVWKRVSDTGKNWRHVYKGLIVLDYLVAHGTERVIDDIREHAYQISALADFQYIDSSGRDQGSNVRRKSQSLVSLVNDKERIQEVRQKALATRDKYRSAFAPGGRSPGGYGGGYDNDRYEGSYGSRYDNRNGNGRERDYGYRDDDRYGGPGDTPNREGDRYSRDSNERYGRDYREDEYKGSHSNHEYAEGAGRRSYGPERDSYGDDEAYSSRGRGSNADAPTQDDRPIERKLSNQQIASPPPNYEDVTRDGQDNLHDDRNGGSVPAAVPRVSSPSVPATTVPAGQVNGVHENTVEDVSAPPTAHAEPNGFDEFDPRGSVPDSSPPVNPAPVANSLEMDLFGSDPISSLALVSVPQPTTTSNVEAPANSGFETNSFVGMPPASTGFGEIDASNPFGDPTPFKAVLDESPALPQTHAAPAGSFQSTGPGADVNPFQPASAASLGFGDTLGDLTFASNAAPEQQDMFANTASFPSEVAPANPSVVLQQPVPTNFPSQAPQPVAGPLHAAPTAFAPSQAAPTLFAPSQSAPTSFAPSQAPQAAPAFAYSQAPHPGAANLSQFTQTAAPSFPPSQVPQSVAPNLPSGQSDFFMQPASGSGIDSLSGVPTPNGAPSYIPPQTSQFAAPANQQPSQPNFLSQTSTPALQPTLISRGASQPVSVPNSVPTGGSFSLQSSSSAPPETIISALQVNQTEPVKKFEPKSKLWSDTLSRGLVNLDISGPKANPHADIGVDFDSINRKEKRQEKKINQASVVSTVTMGKAMGAGSGIGRAGAGAGAMAPPPNPMGAGRGMGMGPGAGAGYGGGMGMNRPMGMGMGMGMGMNQQQMRMGMNQQPMGMGMGMNQQQMGGMNMGMGMNQGMPMRPPMGMAPGGIPGAGYNQMGTAYGGQQPYGGYR encoded by the exons ATGAAGAAAGTGTTCGATCAGACGGTCCGGGACTT AAAAAGAGAGGTGAACAAGAAGGTCCTCAAGGTGCCTGGAATAGAACAAAAG ATCCTTGATGCCACAAGCAATGAACCGTGGGGCCCACATGGATCTCTCCTTGCAGACATTGCTCAGGCAACGCATAACTA TCACGAGTACGAGATGATCATGAACATTGTGTGGAAGAGGGTCAGTGACACTGGTAAAAATTGGCGTCACGTTTACAAG GGATTGATTGTCTTGGATTACCTGGTGGCGCATGGTACTGAACGAGTTATTGATGACATAAGAGAGCATGCTTATCAGATATCG GCACTAGCTGATTTCCAGTACATTGATTCTTCTGGGAGAGATCAAGGTAGCAATGTACGAAGGAAATCCCAGAGCCTTGTCAGTTTAGTTAATGATAAAGAAAGGATACAGGAAGTTAGACAGAAAGCACTCGCTACCAGGGACAA GTACAGGAGTGCGTTTGCCCCTGGTGGCAGGAGCCCAGGTGGATATGGTGGTGGTTATGATAATGACCGCTACGAAGGCAGCTATGGCAGTAGATATGACAACAGAAATGGAAATGGGAGGGAAAGAGACTATGGATACAGGGACGATGACAGATATGGTGGACCTGGAGATACGCCCAATAGGGAAGGAGATCGTTATTCCAGAGATTCTAATGAACGCTATGGCAGAGATTATAGAGAAGATGAATACAAAGGAAGTCATAGCAACCATGAATATGCTGAAGGAGCAGGTCGCAGGAGCTATGGCCCGGAAAGGGATTCATATGGGGATGACGAAGCTTATTCATCCCG TGGCCGTGGCAGCAATGCTGATGCCCCTACTCAGGATGATAG GCCTATAGAGCGGAAGCTTTCTAACCAGCAAATAGCTTCACCACCACCGAACTATGAAGATGTTACAAGAGATGGCCAGGACAATCTTCACGATGACAG AAATGGAGGAAGTGTTCCTGCTGCTGTACCAAGGGTGTCCTCTCCTTCAGTTCCTGCAACAACTGTTCCTGCAGGACAGGTGAATGGGGTTCATGAGAATACTGTTGAAGATGTATCTGCACCACCAACTGCTCATGCTGAGCCTAATGGATTTGATGAGTTTGATCCACGTGGATCTGTACCAG ATTCTTCCCCTCCTGTAAACCCTGCACCAGTAGCGAATAGCTTGGAGATGGATTTGTTTGGATCAGATCCTATTAGTTCGTTGGCTTTGGTGTCTGTGCCTCAACCAACGACCACATCAAATGTTGAAGCACCGGCAAATTCAGGTTTTGAGACAAATAGTTTCGTGGGCATGCCTCCTGCTTCCACTGGATTTGGCGAG ATTGATGCCTCAAATCCTTTTGGGGATCCTACACCTTTCAAGGCAGTTCTTGATGAAAGTCCAGCACTACCTCAGACACATGCTGCACCAGCTGGTTCTTTCCAGTCCACTGGACCTGGTGCGGATGTGAACCCTTTCCAGCCTGCTTCAGCCGCAAGCCTTGGTTTTGGAGACACTCTTGGTGATCTCACTTTTGCATCAAACGCTGCACCTGAGCAGCAAGATATGTTTGCAAACACAGCCTCCTTCCCTTCAGAGGTAGCACCAGCAAACCCGTCTGTGGTTCTCCAGCAGCCAGTTCCTACTAATTTCCCCTCTCAGGCACCTCAGCCAGTTGCTGGCCCATTGCATGCTGCTCCCACAGCATTTGCTCCTTCTCAGGCTGCTCCCACATTATTTGCTCCTTCTCAGTCTGCTCCCACATCATTTGCTCCTTCTCAGGCACCTCAGGCTGCCCCTGCGTTTGCTTATTCACAAGCACCTCATCCTGGTGCTGCCAACCTGTCTCAGTTTACCCAGACTGCCGCGCCATCATTTCCTCCTTCGCAGGTGCCTCAATCTGTAGCACCCAATCTGCCATCAGGCCAATCAGACTTCTTTATGCAACCAGCTTCAGGGTCTGGTATTGACAGCCTGTCTGGGGTTCCTACACCGAATGGAGCACCGTCCTACATTCCTCCACAGACTTCTCAGTTCGCTGCTCCGGCAAATCAACAACCATCTCAGCCAAACTTCCTCTCACAAACTAGCACACCAGCTCTCCAGCCCACCTTGATCTCTCGGGGGGCATCCCAGCCCGTTAGTGTGCCAAATTCAGTGCCTACTGGTGGCAGCTTCTCGTTGCAGTCAAGTTCATCAGCTCCCCCAGAAACAATCATTTCTGCTTTGCAAGTTAATCAGACTGAGCCAGTGAAGAAGTTTGAGCCCAAATCTAAACTGTGGTCTGATACTTTGAGCCGAGGTCTAGTCAATCTGGACATTTCTGGAC CAAAAGCGAATCCTCATGCTGATATTGGAGTTGACTTTGATTCAATTAATCGCAAGGAGAAAAGGCAGGAAAAGAAAATCAACCAAGCATCTGTTGTGTCTACAGTCACCATGGGCAAAGCCATGGGAGCTGGTTCCGGCATTGGTCGGGctggtgcaggtgcaggtgcaatGGCACCTCCTCCCAACCCAATGGGTGCTGGCAGGGGCATGGGTATGGGTCCTGGTGCCGGTGCTGGTTATGGTGGTGGAATGGGAATGAACCGGCCAATGGGCATGGGAATGGGAATGGGAATGGGAATGAATCAACAACAGATGAGGATGGGGATGAACCAACAGCCGATGGGAATGGGGATGGGGATGAACCAACAACAGATGGGAGGAATGAACATGGGGATGGGGATGAACCAGGGGATGCCGATGCGTCCTCCTATGGGGATGGCTCCTGGAGGAATACCCGGTGCTGGCTACAATCAGATGGGCACAGCATACGGTGGTCAGCAGCCATATGGAGGATACAGGTGA